Genomic segment of Paenalkalicoccus suaedae:
GCAGATGGATTTAATTACTTAGCACCCGAACTACGCAACTACTTGGAGTGGGATGCACGTCACTTTGAATTTTACGCAGCTATGCCCTATCCGATGATGCGCCAATATGATCTAAATGACTGTGACATCATTAATACGTTATCGGATGATTTCGTGGTCCCTCATCACTACGTCGAGGACAAGCTCACGTTCATCAAGCAAAAGCAACAACAATATGCACGGGTAACTTTCTAATTTCGAAAATATTTATATGTGATATTTCGGTAGTATGTGATAAAGAGGTGATATTTATGTATATTCGCAAGATAACGACGAAGTCCGGCGAAGAACGTTGGCAGTGTACTGGCGAGGGTCCTCCTGATCCGGTTACAGGCAAGAGGCGCCAGGTTGTGAGGCGTGACAAAGGGAAAACTAAAGCGAAACAAAAGGTACTTGATGCACTAGCTGCCTTAAAACTATCTGGTGAGGATCGGACGGAGATCGGACGCAAGATCTCTTTTAAAGAGGTAGCCGATGAGTGGATAAAGAATTATGCCATGACAGGCGTGAAGCGTGGGACCATACGAATAAGAGAGGACGAATTGAACATCCTATTTAAACGGATAGGCTCTCAAGCTATTGGCTCGATCTCACATGCTAGTTATCAGTCGCTGATTAACAAATTAGCAAAGGACTATGCACTTAATACAATCCAAGGCGTACACATCACAGCAAACATGGTATTTAAGTTCGCCAAGAATGATGGTCTAATCAAGAAAAAGCCTACGGATGATATAAAGATGCCCAAGATCCGTAAGACTGTAGAGGATTTAGAAAACGATGATATCGATGAGGCCTACCTAGAAACAGATGAGCTTAGCGAGTTTTTGGAGGTTGTAAGACATGATGGCTTGAACCTTGATTTAGAGAGGTTTTACCTCCTAGCCTTTACGGGACTGAGAACTGGAGAGTTATGTGCGTTAAAGTGGAGTGACGTGGACTTTACTGCGAATACGATCCGTGTGACGAAGTCCATTTTTAGCGAGCGAAACAATATGAAGATCTATGTATTAGAGACCCCTAAAACAAGTGGATCCGTAAGGACGATACAAGTAGAGTCCGAGATCATGTCATTGCTCTCTACTCTTAAGCGTGACCAGCAAAAGCAAAAGATGAAGTATATGCACTTTACAGACGACTATCACGACGCTAACTTTGTCTTTTGCCGAGAAGACGGCTATCCATATTTGCAAGGAAACCTTGTGTTGCGTATGAAACGACTAATCAAGAAGTCCAGCATCACAAAACACGCTACTCCTCACATCCTGCGTCACACCCATATCAGCATGCTAACGGAGGCAGGTGTGGATATCGCAACGATCATGGAGAGGGTCGGCCACGAGAAAATGGAGACCACGATGAAGATATACACACATGTCACGAAGAAGATGAAAAAGGACGCCTCGGATAAAGTGAGATCACTCCATCTAGACGCCCTTTCCCAGTTGAAATCAGATATTATGTGATATTTCCGTGATATTTACTGATTGGATAGCGACCTAATAGCTCCAAACCCCTTATGTATCAAGGGGTTTTTGCTTGCTCTTACATCATTAATCCGATTGTGTTGTAACCACCGTCTACGTGTAAGATCTCTCCAGTAATACCACTCGATAATCCGCTCATTAAGAACAGTGCTGTGTTACCTACTTCTTCTGTAGTAACAGTTCGGTGCAACGGTGCTTTTTCTTCCATCTCTTTTAATACTTCGTTGAAACCACCGATTCCTTTTGCTGAAAGAGTACGAATAGGTCCTGCCGAAATAGCGTTCACACGAATATTATCTCGTCCAAGATCATTGGCTAAATATTTCACACTAGCATCTAAGCTCGCTTTTGCTACACCCATGACATTATAGTTTTTCACGACAGCTTCGCCACCTAAGTACGTAAGTGTCACGATGCTTGCGCCCTCTGTCATGAGAGGTCGAGCAGCTTTCGCTACTGCCGTTAGTGAGTAAGAGCTAATATTATGAGCGAGTAAAAAGCCCTCTCTCGTTGTCTGTAAATATTCGCCTTCAAGTTCTTCTCTATTAGCAAACGCGATACAGTGAGCAATACCGTGAATCACTCCAGCGCGAGCCTTAATCTCATTAAATGCCTTTTCAACCTCTGCGTCGTCTGTAACATCACACGGTAAAATAGAATGCTCGCCTTCTAAAGTTGCTACTAAATCTCCAACTGGCTTTTCGAAGCGCTCTCCCACATATGTAAAAATCAAATTAGCTTTTGCTTTATCCAAAGCTTGCGCAATTCCCCATGCTATACTACGCTTATTGGCAACACCCATAATAACAAACGTTTTATTCGATAAATCTATTTGCAAGCGAAACGCCTCCTGTATACGTTGTATTAGTATCTGGTCATAATATTACCGTATGCCCTGTGTTTCGTCAATGGAAAGGAGTCATCATGTACGATATTATAGGCGATATTCACGGATGTAAGGAAGAGTTGCTTGAGCTTTTACATAAGCTAGGCTACGATACGCCTTCTTTGCAACACAATTCAAGTCGCACACCAATTTTTTTAGGTGATCTTACAGACCGTGGACCTGAATCTATTGAGACGATCAAACTCGTATCTACTTGGGTTAAAAATGGGCTTGCTCTATATTGCCCGGGTAACCATTGTAATAAGCTCTACCGCTATTTTTTAGGCAATAAAGTCCAAATCACTCATGGGTTAGAAACAACCGTTGAAGAGCTTCACGCAATTCCTTCTAAAGAGCGCGAAAACATTGCCACGATGTTTAAAGAGCTTTATGAATCTGCACCTCTTTACCTTAAGCTTAACCAGCTCGTCATAGCTCATGCCGGAATTCGTTACGATTTTATTGGCAGCAACTCTGGTCGGGTTAAACGCTTTGCCCTCTATGGAGATATTACGGGAGAGTTTGATGAAAAAGGACGACCAATAAGACGAGATTGGCCATCTCTTTATCCTCAAGGTGAGGAGACGGTCGTGTATGGTCATACACCGGTCATGGAGCCTAGAGTTATCGGCAACACGGTCAATATAGATACGGGGTGTGTATTTGGTAATAAATTAACTGCTTATCAATATCCTGAAGCTACCTTCGTAAGCGTTCCATCCAAGCAACCTTTTCACGAAAGCTACAAAGAGAAGTTCCCATTTGATTTTTAGCACACACATAAAAGACGATCCTCACTGGATCGTCTTTTATTGCATCACAGATCCCTGAATGTCTCAGGAGGTTGTTCTCTTACGCATAAGCATTCATTTGTTATCGGATGGCTAAAAAGAAGCTCCTCTACATGTAAAAAATACCGATCACTTGTATGTCTTAAAGCTCCGTAAAGTGTATCACCAGCTAGTGGATGACCTAGCCAAGCTAGATGAACACGTATTTGATGCGTTCTTCCAGTCTCTAGTGATAAACGAAGACGTGTGTATTCATTATTCTGCCCTACCTTTTTAAGATGCGTTGTCGCAACCTTTCCATCCGCTCTTACTTCTCGTTCTATAATACTTGTGGTTTTTCTGCCAATTGGTGCGTGAATAGAAGTAAACATAAACGGTAAAATTCCCTCGCATACCGCATAATATGTTTTATTGATCGTGCTTATTTGAAGCTGATCATGAATAAAACTGTGCTTTGCGATAACGAGCAAGCCAGACGTATGTTTATCTAAACGACTAACTGGGTGAAACGTCGCCTGATGGCCAATTTCTTGATAATAAAACAGCACTGCGGCTGCGATCGAAGGAACAGACGGATCGTCAGTTGGAATTGTTGTGATGCCGGACGGCTTGTTTATGACAAGGAGATGATCATCCTCGTAAACAATAGAAAGCTCTAAATATGTTGGTTCAATATTAGTACTCGGCTTTTCTGTAGAAAAAACAAT
This window contains:
- a CDS encoding tyrosine-type recombinase/integrase gives rise to the protein MYIRKITTKSGEERWQCTGEGPPDPVTGKRRQVVRRDKGKTKAKQKVLDALAALKLSGEDRTEIGRKISFKEVADEWIKNYAMTGVKRGTIRIREDELNILFKRIGSQAIGSISHASYQSLINKLAKDYALNTIQGVHITANMVFKFAKNDGLIKKKPTDDIKMPKIRKTVEDLENDDIDEAYLETDELSEFLEVVRHDGLNLDLERFYLLAFTGLRTGELCALKWSDVDFTANTIRVTKSIFSERNNMKIYVLETPKTSGSVRTIQVESEIMSLLSTLKRDQQKQKMKYMHFTDDYHDANFVFCREDGYPYLQGNLVLRMKRLIKKSSITKHATPHILRHTHISMLTEAGVDIATIMERVGHEKMETTMKIYTHVTKKMKKDASDKVRSLHLDALSQLKSDIM
- a CDS encoding metallophosphoesterase gives rise to the protein MMYDIIGDIHGCKEELLELLHKLGYDTPSLQHNSSRTPIFLGDLTDRGPESIETIKLVSTWVKNGLALYCPGNHCNKLYRYFLGNKVQITHGLETTVEELHAIPSKERENIATMFKELYESAPLYLKLNQLVIAHAGIRYDFIGSNSGRVKRFALYGDITGEFDEKGRPIRRDWPSLYPQGEETVVYGHTPVMEPRVIGNTVNIDTGCVFGNKLTAYQYPEATFVSVPSKQPFHESYKEKFPFDF
- the fabI gene encoding enoyl-ACP reductase FabI, whose amino-acid sequence is MQIDLSNKTFVIMGVANKRSIAWGIAQALDKAKANLIFTYVGERFEKPVGDLVATLEGEHSILPCDVTDDAEVEKAFNEIKARAGVIHGIAHCIAFANREELEGEYLQTTREGFLLAHNISSYSLTAVAKAARPLMTEGASIVTLTYLGGEAVVKNYNVMGVAKASLDASVKYLANDLGRDNIRVNAISAGPIRTLSAKGIGGFNEVLKEMEEKAPLHRTVTTEEVGNTALFLMSGLSSGITGEILHVDGGYNTIGLMM
- a CDS encoding RluA family pseudouridine synthase, producing MKRPLATFYATAEHNEMLLRDFLRQHVGISRKRLAEIKFGDGELLINHKQGSVRDKVYDGDVITIVFSTEKPSTNIEPTYLELSIVYEDDHLLVINKPSGITTIPTDDPSVPSIAAAVLFYYQEIGHQATFHPVSRLDKHTSGLLVIAKHSFIHDQLQISTINKTYYAVCEGILPFMFTSIHAPIGRKTTSIIEREVRADGKVATTHLKKVGQNNEYTRLRLSLETGRTHQIRVHLAWLGHPLAGDTLYGALRHTSDRYFLHVEELLFSHPITNECLCVREQPPETFRDL